The Corticium candelabrum chromosome 17, ooCorCand1.1, whole genome shotgun sequence genome has a segment encoding these proteins:
- the LOC134193066 gene encoding dual specificity protein phosphatase 13A-like: MADLEDVTEEQLEALRNIISPNGICELPNTALDVVLDKILIGEKSAALNKLSLKRLAVTHVVNCAHGESRYHVTTGPQFYGDEFRYYGIEATDVPSFDLTPHFRPAAKFIRDAILGGGAVLVNCVEGVSRSATIVIAYCMLEKRMSLPEAITVIRKGRNICPNDGFLKQLLRFERQLQKSGQ; this comes from the exons ATGGCGGATCTGGAAGACGTGACTGAAGAACAACTGGAAGCTTTGAGGAATATAATCTCTCCCAATGGCATTTGTGAGTTACCAAACACTGCCTTGGACGTCGTTCTTGACAAAATCCTAATTGGAGAAAA GTCTGCTGCTCTCAACAAGTTGTCTCTAAAGCGCCTTGCAGTCACTCATGTAGTTAACTGTGCTCATGGGGAGTCACgttatcacgtgaccacagGACCTCAGTTTTATGGAGATGAGTTTAGATACTACGGAATCGAGGCTACGGATGTGCCTTCGTTTGATTTGACTCCTCATTTTCGACCTGCAGCCAAGTTTATAAGAGATGCGATCCTGG GTGGTGGAGCAGTGCTGGTAAATTGTGTGGAGGGTGTCAGTCGTTCAGCGACAATTGTGATTGCCTACTGCATGCTAGAGAAACGGATGAGCTTACCAGAAGCCATTACAGTTATCAGAAAAGGCAGAAACATATGTCCTAACGACGGTTTTCTGAAGCAGTTACTCAGATTTGAGAGACAGCTACAGAAGAGTGGTCAATAG